A genomic segment from Corylus avellana chromosome ca5, CavTom2PMs-1.0 encodes:
- the LOC132183255 gene encoding early nodulin-like protein 21, with protein MQPIAPSSMSSTTVILFLLTIFPSLHHFSVSSFEFQAGGIQGWVIPPPNDTKIYNDWASENRFQVGDTLRFKYGKDSVMEVNETDYKRCNSSHPNFFSNTGNTVFRFDYSGPFYFISGVSGHCEKGQRMIVKVIAPEEEPPSGGSKSSGSRVAVSSPAVSAALVFVQLIVLSYRASYAM; from the exons ATGCAGCCCATCGCTCCTTCCTCCATGAGTTCGACTACAGTAATTCTCTTCTTACTGACCATCTTCCCTTCTCTTCACCATTTCTCAGTCTCTTCCTTCGAGTTCCAAGCCGGAGGCATCCAAGGTTGGGTCATCCCTCCGCCCAATGACACCAAAATCTACAACGACTGGGCCTCAGAAAACCGGTTCCAAGTTGGCGACACCCTCC GCTTTAAGTACGGGAAGGACTCGGTTATGGAGGTGAATGAGACAGACTACAAGAGGTGCAATTCCTCTCACCCCAACTTCTTCTCCAACACTGGGAACACAGTTTTCAGGTTCGATTACTCGGGGCCTTTCTACTTCATTAGTGGAGTGTCCGGGCACTGCGAAAAGGGTCAGAGGATGATCGTGAAGGTGATAGCTCCAGAGGAGGAGCCTCCATCTGGCGGCAGCAAATCGTCCGGCTCCCGTGTTGCAGTTTCTTCGCCCGCAGTCTCTGCTGCATTAGTCTTTGTTCAGTTAATTGTTTTGTCATATCGTGCTTCTTATGCTATGTAG